The Toxorhynchites rutilus septentrionalis strain SRP chromosome 3, ASM2978413v1, whole genome shotgun sequence genome includes a region encoding these proteins:
- the LOC129778186 gene encoding Krueppel homolog 1 isoform X2, whose product MVYYTGVPLLMHQTDNSAASQLCYNTSTLNDRGGEQIQPQQQPQQQQQRIQYQQHVVNLSNGEQLLSDAGPSTQGNVRSNSPSAQSCFTSYQPGMVPSNQVPQQSSSVMAAKFRCEQCDINFGSKSAHTSHMKSHAKQQQQQQQQQSMVEGKPSNGKSVNALSATQSTPSDPYQCDVCKKTFAVPARLVRHYRTHTGERPFECEFCHKMFSVKENLQVHRRIHTKERPYKCDICGRAFEHSGKLHRHMRIHTGERPHKCNVCGKTFIQSGQLVIHMRTHTGEKPYKCPVEGCGKGFTCSKQLKVHSRTHTGEKPYHCDICFRDFGYNHVLKLHRVQHYGSKCYKCTICDETFKSKKEMEAHIKGHANEIPDEDETDSKAAVAADLSAGTGQSGLEYSSSSSNLAVSDNIAGDEPMDLEENLPTPRVDFREQSCTGNDDSDSSNNKNTKPNDSVHYYSQFEQSVFRSYGVQSGVNPALLAAASIAAVATASGLEQTEVRSNKASSPPPLSFPVPSSHQQKEFSAAGGRLSPQSLEPQPMVDMLVHQQQMQQTQHLLHPQSTVGSNAFKYEPLAIMKHHGYFAPASQVSEYRSSSDIVRQVEAAIAGTENLLTPPRSSPESPDRSSSPESDPVLMADRDNNTLPPRKRKLYFKDEPREHVHVQTPAEHPSVSVKMEPSGAAAAANPSAAVRMSSVIQYAKAS is encoded by the exons ATGGTTTACTATACGGGAGTGCCACTCCTAATGCATCAGACTGATAACAGTGCAGCTTCCCAGCTATGCTACAACACTTCGACTCTTAATGATCGAGGAGGCGAACAGATACAACCGCAACAACAaccacaacagcaacaacagcggATACAGTACCAGCAGCATGTTGTCAATCTGAGTAATGGCGAGCAGTTGCTGTCGGATGCTGGTCCCTCGACGCAAGGCAATGTCCGAAGCAACTCGCCTTCGGCGCAATCCTGCTTCACGAGCTATCAACCGGGCATGGTTCCATCGAATCAAGTCCCCCAGCAGTCGTCGTCGGTGATGGCTGCGAAATTCCGTTGCGAACAATGTGACATCAACTTCGGAAGTAAAAGTGCCCACACCAGTCACATGAAGTCGCATGCcaaacaacagcaacagcagcagcagcagcaaagtaTGGTCGAAGGTAAACCTTCGAACGGGAAGAGTGTGAACGCGCTGAGCGCGACTCAGTCTACGCCTTCCGATCCGTATCAGTGCGATGTGTGCAAGAAAACCTTCGCAGTGCCAGCTCGGTTGGTACGGCACTACCGGACGCACACCGGAGAGCGTCCGTTCGAGTGTGAATTTTGCCATAAGATGTTTAGCGTTAAGGAAAATCTGCAAGTCCATAGAAGGATACACACCAAGGAGCGACCGTACAAGTGCGACATCTGTGGCCGGGCGTTCGAGCACAGTGGCAAACTGCACAGACATATGCGCATCCACACCGGGGAGCGTCCCCATAAGTGTAACGTTTGTGGAAAAACTTTCATCCAGTCTGGTCAACTGGTCATTCATATGCGTACCCATACAG gtGAGAAACCATACAAATGTCCCGTGGAGGGTTGTGGAAAAGGATTCACATGCTCGAAACAGCTGAAAGTGCATTCGCGGACCCACACGGGAGAGAAACCATACCATTGTGATATTTGCTTCCGAGACTTCGGTTATAACCACGTGCTGAAGTTGCACAGGGTTCAACACTACGGATCGAAGTGCTACAAATGCACCATTTGCGATGAGACTTTCAAGAGCAAGAAGGAGATGGAGGCCCACATCAAGGGACACGCGAATGAAATTCCGGATGAAGATGAGACTGATAGCAAGGCCGCTGTAGCTGCGGATCTGAGTGCTGGCACCGGTCAGAGTGGTTTGGAGTACTCGTCCAGCTCCAGCAATCTTGCAGTGTCTGACAACATAGCGGGAGATGAACCAATGGATCTGGAAGAGAATCTTCCGACGCCGCGGGTAGATTTCCGGGAACAAAGCTGTACCGGCAATGACGACTCGGATAGCAGCAATAACAAAAACACCAAACCAAACGATAGCGTTCATTACTATTCACAGTTCGAGCAGTCCGTATTTCGCAGTTATGGCGTACAGTCTGGGGTGAATCCGGCGCTGCTGGCAGCGGCATCCATAGCTGCCGTCGCAACCGCTTCCGGTCTAGAGCAGACGGAAGTTCGCAGCAATAAAGCATCATCACCACCCCCACTTTCATTTCCAGTGCCGTCGTCACATCAACAGAAAGAGTTTTCGGCAGCAGGCGGCCGGCTGTCACCTCAGTCATTGGAGCCACAGCCGATGGTGGACATGTTGGTTCATCAGCAACAGATGCAACAGACCCAACACTTGCTGCATCCACAGTCAACGGTCGgctcgaacgcattcaaatacGAACCGTTGGCCATCATGAAGCATCACGGTTACTTCGCGCCGGCTTCGCAGGTGTCCGAGTATCG ATCGTCCAGCGACATCGTGCGACAGGTTGAAGCGGCCATTGCGGGAACGGAAAATCTGCTGACACCTCCGCGCTCATCACCCGAGTCACCCGACCGATCGTCCTCGCCGGAGTCCGACCCAGTATTAATGGCCGATCGGGACAACAACACGTTGCCTCCGCGGAAGCGAAAGTTGTATTTCAAGGATGAACCCCGTGAGCATGTGCATGTGCAAACCCCGGCGGAACACCCGTCTGTGTCGGTCAAAATGGAACCATCGGGGGCGGCAGCGGCGGCTAATCCTTCTGCAGCGGTGCGCATGAGTTCGGTAATTCAGTACGCTAAAGCATCCTAA
- the LOC129778186 gene encoding Krueppel homolog 1 isoform X1: protein MKSLNQSVNSKVRYQSNINNYSLSREMDLWNKQDWIKDILSKSGTEIKEVPAEDLRKMVYYTGVPLLMHQTDNSAASQLCYNTSTLNDRGGEQIQPQQQPQQQQQRIQYQQHVVNLSNGEQLLSDAGPSTQGNVRSNSPSAQSCFTSYQPGMVPSNQVPQQSSSVMAAKFRCEQCDINFGSKSAHTSHMKSHAKQQQQQQQQQSMVEGKPSNGKSVNALSATQSTPSDPYQCDVCKKTFAVPARLVRHYRTHTGERPFECEFCHKMFSVKENLQVHRRIHTKERPYKCDICGRAFEHSGKLHRHMRIHTGERPHKCNVCGKTFIQSGQLVIHMRTHTGEKPYKCPVEGCGKGFTCSKQLKVHSRTHTGEKPYHCDICFRDFGYNHVLKLHRVQHYGSKCYKCTICDETFKSKKEMEAHIKGHANEIPDEDETDSKAAVAADLSAGTGQSGLEYSSSSSNLAVSDNIAGDEPMDLEENLPTPRVDFREQSCTGNDDSDSSNNKNTKPNDSVHYYSQFEQSVFRSYGVQSGVNPALLAAASIAAVATASGLEQTEVRSNKASSPPPLSFPVPSSHQQKEFSAAGGRLSPQSLEPQPMVDMLVHQQQMQQTQHLLHPQSTVGSNAFKYEPLAIMKHHGYFAPASQVSEYRSSSDIVRQVEAAIAGTENLLTPPRSSPESPDRSSSPESDPVLMADRDNNTLPPRKRKLYFKDEPREHVHVQTPAEHPSVSVKMEPSGAAAAANPSAAVRMSSVIQYAKAS from the exons ATTTACGCAAAATGGTTTACTATACGGGAGTGCCACTCCTAATGCATCAGACTGATAACAGTGCAGCTTCCCAGCTATGCTACAACACTTCGACTCTTAATGATCGAGGAGGCGAACAGATACAACCGCAACAACAaccacaacagcaacaacagcggATACAGTACCAGCAGCATGTTGTCAATCTGAGTAATGGCGAGCAGTTGCTGTCGGATGCTGGTCCCTCGACGCAAGGCAATGTCCGAAGCAACTCGCCTTCGGCGCAATCCTGCTTCACGAGCTATCAACCGGGCATGGTTCCATCGAATCAAGTCCCCCAGCAGTCGTCGTCGGTGATGGCTGCGAAATTCCGTTGCGAACAATGTGACATCAACTTCGGAAGTAAAAGTGCCCACACCAGTCACATGAAGTCGCATGCcaaacaacagcaacagcagcagcagcagcaaagtaTGGTCGAAGGTAAACCTTCGAACGGGAAGAGTGTGAACGCGCTGAGCGCGACTCAGTCTACGCCTTCCGATCCGTATCAGTGCGATGTGTGCAAGAAAACCTTCGCAGTGCCAGCTCGGTTGGTACGGCACTACCGGACGCACACCGGAGAGCGTCCGTTCGAGTGTGAATTTTGCCATAAGATGTTTAGCGTTAAGGAAAATCTGCAAGTCCATAGAAGGATACACACCAAGGAGCGACCGTACAAGTGCGACATCTGTGGCCGGGCGTTCGAGCACAGTGGCAAACTGCACAGACATATGCGCATCCACACCGGGGAGCGTCCCCATAAGTGTAACGTTTGTGGAAAAACTTTCATCCAGTCTGGTCAACTGGTCATTCATATGCGTACCCATACAG gtGAGAAACCATACAAATGTCCCGTGGAGGGTTGTGGAAAAGGATTCACATGCTCGAAACAGCTGAAAGTGCATTCGCGGACCCACACGGGAGAGAAACCATACCATTGTGATATTTGCTTCCGAGACTTCGGTTATAACCACGTGCTGAAGTTGCACAGGGTTCAACACTACGGATCGAAGTGCTACAAATGCACCATTTGCGATGAGACTTTCAAGAGCAAGAAGGAGATGGAGGCCCACATCAAGGGACACGCGAATGAAATTCCGGATGAAGATGAGACTGATAGCAAGGCCGCTGTAGCTGCGGATCTGAGTGCTGGCACCGGTCAGAGTGGTTTGGAGTACTCGTCCAGCTCCAGCAATCTTGCAGTGTCTGACAACATAGCGGGAGATGAACCAATGGATCTGGAAGAGAATCTTCCGACGCCGCGGGTAGATTTCCGGGAACAAAGCTGTACCGGCAATGACGACTCGGATAGCAGCAATAACAAAAACACCAAACCAAACGATAGCGTTCATTACTATTCACAGTTCGAGCAGTCCGTATTTCGCAGTTATGGCGTACAGTCTGGGGTGAATCCGGCGCTGCTGGCAGCGGCATCCATAGCTGCCGTCGCAACCGCTTCCGGTCTAGAGCAGACGGAAGTTCGCAGCAATAAAGCATCATCACCACCCCCACTTTCATTTCCAGTGCCGTCGTCACATCAACAGAAAGAGTTTTCGGCAGCAGGCGGCCGGCTGTCACCTCAGTCATTGGAGCCACAGCCGATGGTGGACATGTTGGTTCATCAGCAACAGATGCAACAGACCCAACACTTGCTGCATCCACAGTCAACGGTCGgctcgaacgcattcaaatacGAACCGTTGGCCATCATGAAGCATCACGGTTACTTCGCGCCGGCTTCGCAGGTGTCCGAGTATCG ATCGTCCAGCGACATCGTGCGACAGGTTGAAGCGGCCATTGCGGGAACGGAAAATCTGCTGACACCTCCGCGCTCATCACCCGAGTCACCCGACCGATCGTCCTCGCCGGAGTCCGACCCAGTATTAATGGCCGATCGGGACAACAACACGTTGCCTCCGCGGAAGCGAAAGTTGTATTTCAAGGATGAACCCCGTGAGCATGTGCATGTGCAAACCCCGGCGGAACACCCGTCTGTGTCGGTCAAAATGGAACCATCGGGGGCGGCAGCGGCGGCTAATCCTTCTGCAGCGGTGCGCATGAGTTCGGTAATTCAGTACGCTAAAGCATCCTAA